The following coding sequences lie in one Loxodonta africana isolate mLoxAfr1 chromosome X, mLoxAfr1.hap2, whole genome shotgun sequence genomic window:
- the LOC100661873 gene encoding diphosphoinositol polyphosphate phosphohydrolase 3-beta, which yields MKCKPNQTRTYDPEGFKKRAACLCFRSEQEDEVLLVSSSRYPDRWIVPGGGMEPEEEPGGAAVREVYEEAGVKGKLGRLLGVFEQNQDRKHRTYVYVLTVTEILEDWEDSISIGRKREWFKIEDAIKVLQCHKPVHAEYLEKLKLGGSPTSGSSLAPFLPDSDA from the coding sequence ATGAAGTGTAAGCCGAACCAGACGCGGACCTACGACCCGGAGGGGTTCAAAAAGCGGGCGGCATGCCTGTGCTTCCGGAGCGAGCAGGAGGACGAAGTGCTGTTAGTGAGTAGCAGTCGGTATCCAGACCGCTGGATCGTGCCGGGCGGGGGCATGGAGCCCGAGGAGGAGCCCGGCGGTGCGGCAGTGCGAGAGGTGTACGAAGAGGCGGGAGTCAAGGGGAAGTTAGGCCGGCTCCTGGGCGTATTCGAACAGAACCAAGATCGCAAACACAGAACGTATGTGTATGTACTGACGGTCACTGAGATCCTGGAGGATTGGGAAGATTCGATCAGCATTGGGAGGAAGCGAGAGTGGTTCAAAATCGAAGATGCCATCAAGGTTCTCCAGTGCCACAAACCAGTACATGCCGAGTATCTGGAAAAACTCAAGCTGGGCGGTTCTCCAACCAGTGGAAGCTCCTTGGCCCCTTTCCTGCCAGATAGCGATGCCTAG